The DNA window GCGCAGTTCGGCCTGTACCGCCAGCTCGCCCTGCGCTTCGGCGTAGGCGCCGGTGTGGATCTCGATATAGGGTGCGCCCACCGCCACCGCCGCGTCGATCTGGCGATGATCGGGATCGATGAACAGCGAGACCAGAATGCCCGCCTGCGCCAGGCGCTCAACCGCCACGCTCATTTTGTCCAGCTGGCCGGCGACGTCCAGGCCGCCTTCGGTGGTCACTTCTTCGCGCTTTTCCGGCACCAGGCAGCAGAAATGCGGCTTCAGCTCAATGGCGATATCCAGCATCTCGTCGGTCACCGCCATCTCCAGATTCATGCGCGTCTGGATGGTCTGGCGCAGCAGGCGCACGTCGCGGTCGGTGATGTGGCGGCGATCTTCGCGCAGATGCACGGTAATGCCGTCGGCCCCTGCCTGTTCGGCAATGAATGCCGCCTGAACCGGATCCGGGTATTGGGTTCCGCGCGCGTTACGTAACGTGGCGATGTGATCGATATTGACGCCCAGCAGCAAATCAGCCATGACAACCTCTAAATACGATTTTCAGTGCCAGCAGTTTACACGCGGGCGCAGGGCGGCAAAAGGGGAAAAGGTCAGGCGTCGTCGACCGGCGTATTCGGCTGTTTGCGCACGAACTGGCGGAACAGTTCGCGGCTCTTCAACGGCTTGCCGCCGAGGTAGGGTTTCAGCGCCATGCGGGTGAAACGCTTGGCGGCACGCAGCGTCTCGGCATCGGGAAACTGACGCTCTGCCAGCGCGCGCAGTTCGCGCCCGGTGAAGCTGTAGTGATCCACCACCAGGCTGGCGATAAAGCCTTTCTCTTCGCGGTAACGATAGGTCATGGCGTCATCCACCGGCAGGCCGCTGCCGGCGCAGTGCAGGAAATCGAGGCCGTAGCCCAGGTGGTGCAGCAAGGCCAGCTCGAACTGACGCAGCGCCTGTTCGGGCGAGCTGTCTTCCGCCGCCAGCGCCTGCAGGCATTGCAGATAGTCGAAGAACAGCACCGAGTAGTTGGTTTCCTGCTCGAGCACGCGCGCCAGCAGTTCGTTCACGTACAGCCCGCTGTAAAGCATCATGCCGCTGAGGGGTAAACCGAGGGAGACCGCTTCGGCATTGCGCAGCGTTTTCACTTCGCCGCGGCCGCCCCAGCGCACTAACAGGGGGGTAAAGGGCTGCAGGCAACCCTTCAGATTGGAGCGGCGGCTGCGCGCGCCTTTCGCCAGCAAGCGCACCCGCCCATGACCTTCGGTAAACAGATCCAGCATCAGACTGGTTTCACTGTACGGCCGCCCATGCAGGACGAAAGCGCGCTCCCAGCCGTCCACGGATCGTTACTTCAGATCGTCAACATAGCCCAGACTGCGCAGCGCACGTTCGTCGTCCGCCCAACCGGATTTCACTTTCACCCACAGCTCCAGATGCACTTTGGCGTCGAACATCTTTTCCATGTCCTGCCGCGCTTCGATGCCGATGGTTTTGATCTTGGCGCCTTTGTTGCCGATGACCATTTTCTTCTGGCCTTCGCGCTCGACCAGGATCAGGCCGTGCACATCGTAGCCGCCGCGATCGTTAGCCACGAACTGTTCGATTTCTACCGTCACCGAATAGGGCAGCTCTTCGCCCAGGAAACGCATCAGCTTCTCGCGGATGATCTCGGACGCCATAAAACGCTGGGAGCGATCGGTGATGTAGTCTTCCGGGAAGTGGTGTTCCGCTTCCGGCAGCAGCTTGCGCACGATGCCGGCGATGGTGTCGACGTTCATCCCTTTCTCGGCGGAGATAGGCACCACGTCGAGGAAATTCATCTGCTGGCTGAGGAACGCGATGTGCGGCAACAGCTTGGATTTGTCGGTGACGTTATCGACCTTGTTGATCGCCAGCAATACCGGGCAGCGCAGGCTGCGCAGCTTGTTGACCACCATTTCGTCGTCGGCGGTCCAGTTGGTGCCTTCGACCACGAAGATCACCAGTTCGACGTCGCCGATCGAGCTGCTGGCCGCGCGGTTCATCAAGCGGTTGATGGCGCGTTTTTCTTCGATGTGCAGCCCTGGGGTGTCGACGTAGATCGCCTGATAGGCGCCATCGGTGTCGATGCCCATGATACGGTGACGGGTCGTCTGCGGCTTACGCGACGTAATGGAAACCTTCTGCCCCAGCAGTTGGTTCAGCAACGTCGATTTGCCCACGTTCGGGCGGCCGACAATGGCGATAAACCCACAGTGTTGTTTTACTTCGCTCATTCAAGCTCCAGCTTTTTCAGCGCTTGTTCCGCTGCCGCCTGCTCGGCTTTACGGCGGCTCGAGCCGGTGCCCACTACGGGCTCGCTCAAACCACTCACCTGGCAGTGGATGGTAAACTCCTGGTCGTGCGCTTCTCCGCGAACCTGCACCACCAAATAAGAAGGCAACGGCAGATGACGCCCCTGCAAAAACTCCTGCAAACGGGTTTTCGGGTCTTTCTGCTTATCACCGGGGCTGATTTCGTCCAACCGGCTGCGATACCAGTCCAAAATCAGACGCTCGACGGTCTGGATGTCGCTGTCCAGGAACACGCCGCCGATCAATGCCTCCACCGTATCCGCCAGGATTGACTCGCGGCGGAACCCACCACTTTTCAATTCGCCCGGCCCAAGCCGCAGACATTCGCCCAGATCAAACTCGCGCGCCATCTCCGCCAACGTATTGCCGCGCACCAGCGTGGCGCGCATGCGGCTCATGTCGCCCTCGTCTACGCGAGGAAAGCGGTGATAGAGCGCATTGGCGATGACAAAGCTCAGAATCGAGTCACCCAGAAACTCAAGACGTTCATTGTGTTTACTGCTGGCACTGCGGTGAGTCAAAGCCTGCAGTAAAAGCTCCTGCTGTTGAAAAGTGTAGCCCAGCTTCCGCTGCAGCCTGTTTATTACGATGGGGTTCATGAGTTACCAATAGATCAAGAATGCGTCAAAAACTTGCAACATACGGAACAGGCCTGCTTCGCCGAAAGCCGATCCAAAGCTGTTTCGTTTGCAGTGGCTCCCAGCAGGGGCCAACTTTTTATCGCTCGAGAAAGTATTCTACAACGAGTGGAAACATAATGCTGTGTTTATATCCCCTTAATCTTTCACGCCGCAGTAGGCTGCGGCGTGAAATTAACAGGGAATCAGTCAGCGATTAATGAATACCGCCGATCCGGCTGAAACGCACGCCGGTAGGCCACTCACCTTCCTGCTTTTCAAAGCTCATCCAGATGGCCGTGGCTTTACCCACCAGATTCTTCTCCGGCACAAAGCCCCAGTAACGGCTGTCCGCGCTGTTGTCGCGGTTGTCGCCCATCATGAAGTAATGCCCAGCCGGCACCACCCACTCCGCCAGCGGTTTGCCCGGCTGTTGGTAATAAGCGCCCACCCGATCCTGCGCGTCCGGCACGGTCAGGATGCGATGCGTGACGTTGCCGAGGCTTTCCTGGCGCTCACGCATGCGAATGCCGCCGGGCGGCACGTTATCGCTCAGCGGGATTTGGTAGAAGCCGTTGCTGGCCTCGCCCATGCCGCTGCGGCTGAACAACTGCACGAAGTCGCTCGGCTGCGCGTCGGCGTAAGTCACGGCCAGCGCGGTATCGCAGGACTGACCGCTGTTGCAGGACGGCTGCACCGTAACGCGCTTATTCACCGGATCGTAAGTAATACGGTCGCCCGGCAGGCCAATCACGCGCTTGATATAATCCAGTTTCGGATCCAGCGGATATTTAAATACCGCGATATCGCCGCGCTTCGGATGACCGGTTTCAATGAGCGTGGTCTGGGTAATCGGATCTTTAATGCCGTAGGCATATTTCTCCACCAGAATGAAATCGCCAATCAACAGCGTCGGCATCATTGAGCCGGACGGGATCTGGAACGGTTCATAAATAAACGAACGCACCACAAAGACCAGCAACAGCACCGGGAACACCGATGCGCCAGTCTCTACCCAACCAGGCTGCTTCGCCACTTTCGCCAGCGTTTTATCGTCTACGGCGCCCGCGGTCTGCTCGTTGACCGCCGCGATCTTCGCGCGGCGGGCCGGCGCCCATTTAAAGCGCTCGAAGCACCAGATGATCCCGGTGACCAGGGTGGCCAACGCCAGGATCAGGGCAAACATATTCGCCATGCAAACTCCCTCGTTTCGCGAACTCGTCGCGGTTACTTGCCGTCTTTACCGACGTGCAGAATGGCCAGGAACGCTTCCTGCGGCAGCTCGACGTTGCCGACCTGCTTCATGCGTTTCTTACCGTCTTTCTGTTTCTGCAGCAGCTTTTTCTTACGGCTGACGTCACCGCCGTAGCATTTCGCCAGCACGTTTTTACGCAACTGCTTCACGGTGGAACGCGCGATGATGTGCGTGCCGATCGCCGCCTGAATCGCGATGTCGAACTGCTGACGCGGGATCAGCTCTTTCATCTTCTCCACCAATTCACGGCCTCGGTACTGCGAGTTGTCGCGGTGGGTGATCAGCGCCAGCGCATCCACGCGCTCGTTGTTGATCAGTACGTCCACGCGCACCATGTCGGAGGCCTGGAAGCGCTTGAAGTTGTAGTCCAGCGACGCATAACCGCGCGACGTGGACTTCAGACGGTCGAAGAAGTCGAGCACCACTTCCGCCATCGGGATTTCATAGGTCAACGCCACCTGGTTGCCGTGGTAAACCATGTTGGTCTGCACGCCGCGCTTCTCAACGCACAGGGTGATGACGTTACCCAGGTATTCCTGCGGCATCAGCATGTGACATTCGGCGATCGGCTCGCGCAGTTCCTGGATGTTGTTCAACGGCGGTAGCTTGGACGGGCTGTCGACGTAGATCACTTCTTTGCCGGTGGTTTCCACTTCGTAGACTACCGTCGGCGCAGTGGTGATCAGATCCAGATCGTATTCACGCTCCAGACGCTCCTGAATGATCTCCATGTGCAGCAGGCCGAGGAAGCCGCAGCGGAAGCCAAAGCCCAACGCGGTGGAGCTTTCCGGCTCGTAGAACAGGGAGGCGTCGTTGAGGCTCAGTTTGCCCAGCGCATCGCGGAAGGATTCATAGTCGTCGGAGCTGATCGGGAACAGACCGGCGTACACCTGCGGCTTCACTTTCTTGAAGCCCGGCAGCGCTTTATCCGCCGGCTGACGCGCCTGGGTCAGGGTATCGCCCACCGGCGCGCCGAGGATGTCTTTGATCGCACAGACCAACCAGCCCACTTCGCCGCAGTTCAGCACGTCGCGATCGACCTGCTTCGGCGTGAAGATGCCCAAACGATCGGCGTTGTACACCTGGCCGGTGCTCATGACCTTGATCTTGTCGCCCTTGCGCAGCGTGCCGTTCTTGACGCGCACCAGAGAGACGACGCCCAGGTAGTTATCGAACCAGGAGTCGATGATCAGCGCCTGCAGCGGCGCATCCGGATCGCCCTGCGGCGGTGGGATGTCGCGCACCAGGCGCTCCAGCACCTCGGGCACGCCGACGCCGGTTTTGGCCGAGCAGCGCACCGCATCGGTAGCGTCGATGCCGACGATGTCTTCGATTTCCTGTGCGGCGCGATCCGGATCGGCGGCCGGCAGGTCAATCTTGTTCAGTACCGGCACCACTTCCAGATCCATTTCGATCGCGGTGTAGCAGTTGGCCAGCGTCTGGGCTTCTACGCCCTGACCGGCATCCACCACCAGCAGCGCGCCTTCGCAGGCCGCCAGCGAGCGGGAAACTTCATAGGAGAAGTCAACGTGGCCGGGGGTGTCGATAAAGTTGAGTTGATAGGTCTGCCCATCCAGCGCCTTATAATCCAGCGTCACGCTCTGCGCTTTGATGGTGATGCCGCGCTCGCGCTCCAGATCCATGGAATCGAGCACCTGCGCGGCCATTTCACGGTCGGACAAGCCACCGCAGATTTGGATAATGCGGTCAGACAGCGTCGACTTACCGTGGTCAATATGGGCAATAATGGAGAAATTTCGTATATGCTTCATTATAAAAGTTTTTCTGCCTTGGTATTTCTGAATTACTCGCCTATAGAAACCCGCATGGACCTAAAGCGACAGTGAATGGGTGAGGCCGTCTTGCACCTGAATCGCTGCATTCTACATGCCACACCACTGAAAACCTAGCGATCGGTGCAGTGAAGGCATTCTATTATGCGCCGCTAAATGTTACAGGGCACCCCGGCGGGTGAAAACAGATGTTAACACGGGAGATACGGCCTGAACCCAAGGCTTGCAGGCGCTCCGTGGCCATGAAACTCCGGCGCTAATACATAACCGACCGCCGCGCAATAAACCCCTTCTGAAATTATAGAAAAAGAATATTTGGATCAATCTCTTAGAATTCAATTTTGCCTCACTCCCTTTAGGAAAAACCCCATATACGCCACCACCGCCCCTCGGATAGAAATGGCATGAACTCCGCGACAAAACATTATTCAGGGCACTACATCGGCAGCCCACCGGGGTTCGGCAGCATATCTGCGTACGTTGATTGGAAGGTGCATATGATCGATAAAGGGCAAATGCTGAGCCGGCACGATTTTTCAAAGGTCAACTGGGGCATTCTGGCGGCGGCGGCGCTGCTGTTTAGCGTGGGGGCGGCGCTGTTGGTTCTGCCGCTGCTGAGCAGCATTGATGAGAGCGAGGTCATCACGCTGTTGCAGGCCGGCGCGGGCACGGTTTTACTCGGCTGTACGCTGCTGGCGCTACGGCATTATCTGCGTCCGACGCTGACCTATCGCCTGTACGAGCACGGCGTGCGAGTCTTTGACGGCCACCATCACAAAGAGCGTTTCATCCCGTTTGAGAAGATCGGCGACATCTATCGCTTTCGCGGCGGCAAGGCTTTTGGCGGGCTGTTTGACGTCACGGCGTTCCGCGCCGGCGCGGATCAGCCCTGGTACACGGTTTTCAGCAATATCGCCCATTCGTGGCGGCTGGCGGACGTGATCGTCGACCAACAGCTGCAGCAGCGCGGGCCGCTGGCGTTGAATGCGCTCTATCAGGGGGAGGTTGTGCCGTTTCACACCGTTGAGGGCGACGCGCGCTGGCTATGGCAGCTGCTGCTGGGCAAGCGGCAAGGCACACCGACCGAAACGCTGCGGCTGAGCGCCACCTTGCTGACCACGGAACGGGGAAACGTGCCGATCGAGCAGATCCGCGCGTTGGAAAACCATCCGCAACGCGGCATCCGTTTGCTCGACGGCCAGGGAAATGTACTGTTCGCGATTAACTACGATTCGCTGCTCAGCGCCGATCTGTTCATCGCGCTGCTGGAGCATATGATCCACAACCGCATCCCCGCCTATCACAACCCGGCGATGACGCGGCCGTCGGTTTAAATCAGCGGGGAGTTTTCCGCCTGCATGCGCATCGCGGTAGGCGGCAACCCAATCTGCAGCACCACCGGCTGGTAATCGGCCTGCTCGCCCAGGCGCCGGGCCAACCGGCGCGCCAGCATAAAGGCCGCCCCGCCGCCCAGTACGGCACCGACTGCCGCCGAGGCGTCGCTGCCGAAACAATATTGCAGCAACGTGCCGCCCAGCATCATGCCCAGCAGTGGCGTCAGGTAAACCAACATGGCGGAGCGCAGCAGGCTGCCTTCCGCAATGCCGACTTCAACGCGCTGCCCCGGTTCGAGCGGCTGATCGATATGCACCTGCAGCTGATGCTCGGTTTCCGGCACCAGCTCGTTCAGCGCACGCGCGCCGCAACCGGAGCGCGCAGTGCAGCTGCCGCAGCCGGCCTTGGGTTCACAGCGCAGCAGCGCTACGCCCTGTTGCCACGAAACCACCGTGGCCCACTCTTTCATCATTACGGCGATACCTTGAAAGAAATGCTGTCGGCGATGCGCTTGGCCGTAGCCGGCGGCAATTCGCCCACGATAGTGATTTCGTTGCCCGCTCGCACTTCGGTCTGAATGGTGCGGCGCCCCTGACGATAATACTGCTGCCCGGCTCCGCTGCCCGCCGGGCTGACGTTGACCGAGAAGCTGAACAGGCCGTCACTGTAGAGCCGGGATTCAACCGGCACGGCGACGTTCGGCAATTTGCGGCGATTGCGCGCCACCTCGTCCACCCCGGCCGGCAACCAGCCGGTGCTCCAGCTGAGCTGGACGTTTTCTACCGCCGGCAGCGACAGCAGCGGCGGCAGGTTGGCTTTGAGCAGCCCCTGCATCGCGCCCTGCACGTCGGCGCCGACCGCGAAGGAGATCACCCGATATTGCTCCAGCGTTTCGCCGTCGCGATCGAGCAGATCCACCCGCAGCGGCAGCTTGGTGTCCTCGTCCATCCAGACGATGTAGCTGTAGCGGGAACCGTCGCGCGCCACCACGCGCAGCACTTCACACGGCCGATCGGCGATGCGGGTGCTGCCCACGGAGATAAAGTCGTAGTACTTGGCCAGGCGGGTGAAATCGGCATAGACGATCGCCGGCAGCGCATCGACGATGTGATCGCCGGTGAGCGTGAACGGCTCCAGGCCAGGTTCGAAGTAGCTGATCCCGCCGCCGCGCTGCAACACTTCGCGGCGCGGGCCGTCCATATGCAACAGCTGGCCGAGCGGCACGTTGCCGATCACCGCATGGCGATAGCGCAACGACTCGATTCCCTGCTTGCTGATGCTGATGTAGGCGAGCTCGTAATTGAGAGAACGGCTGGCGCTGCTCATCTGTTGCAATAACGCCCCGGACGCAGTTGGCTGCGCCGGGGCGATGCTGGAATAGAGCAGGCTGCCCGTCAATAAACAAACGGAGAACCAGATTTGCTTCATTACTGCTGTTGCGTTCCTAAAGACTGAGTTCCGGGAACCTGAATGGCAGCCTGTTGTGGGTTGCCTTGCTCAAGCTGCAGCTGATCCGAATGCAGGCGACGTTGCAGTTCATAGTCCTGCAGCATGGCGTTGATACGCTTGCGCTGTTCCTGCACCTGCTGCTGTTGGCCGCTGCCGGTAGAGAAACTGTCGGCAGGCACGCCCAGGCTGACCGGCGAGGCCTGGCCCATGATCGGCAGCGTGGTGAAGGCCGGCGATTCGGACGCGTTCGATGGCGTAGCAGGCTGGTTATAGTGCTGTACGCCGACGATCACCGCCAGAGACACGCAGGCAGCCATACCGATTTGCGTAATCTGGCTCGCCCAAGGACGCACTTTGTCCCAGAACGGCATTTTCTGCCAGGTGTGAGGCTGCGGCTGAGATTCCTGAACGGCGGAAGGCACCAGCCGGGCGGGTTCTTTCTCAAGTGCAGCGGCTACGCGATCGGCGATGTCGAGATGCATCACTTGCCCGACATCACCTCGCAGTGTGTCACGTATCAGGTGATAGCTCTGCCAGCTTTGTTGAAGCGTTCGATCTTGCGACAGAGAACTCAACAGCTCGCTGTCGAACGATTCACCATCCATCAGAGCGGAAAGCTTTTCTTTCTGCATGCCTAAGTACCCTTCCTGTGCCCGCCATTGCTAACGCTGGATCAGCGGTTGAACTTTATTATCGATAGCTTCCCGGGCGCGGAAAATACGCGAACGTACGGTTCCGACCGGGCAATCCATGATGGCGGCTATCTCTTCGTAGCTTAGACCATCCAACTCCCGCAGGGTAATCGCCATGCGAAGATCCTCAGG is part of the Serratia marcescens genome and encodes:
- the pdxJ gene encoding pyridoxine 5'-phosphate synthase, whose protein sequence is MADLLLGVNIDHIATLRNARGTQYPDPVQAAFIAEQAGADGITVHLREDRRHITDRDVRLLRQTIQTRMNLEMAVTDEMLDIAIELKPHFCCLVPEKREEVTTEGGLDVAGQLDKMSVAVERLAQAGILVSLFIDPDHRQIDAAVAVGAPYIEIHTGAYAEAQGELAVQAELRRIAVAAAYAAEKGLKVNAGHGLTYHNVQPIAALPEMHELNIGHAIIGQAVMSGLPAAVADMKVLMREARR
- the recO gene encoding DNA repair protein RecO, yielding MDGWERAFVLHGRPYSETSLMLDLFTEGHGRVRLLAKGARSRRSNLKGCLQPFTPLLVRWGGRGEVKTLRNAEAVSLGLPLSGMMLYSGLYVNELLARVLEQETNYSVLFFDYLQCLQALAAEDSSPEQALRQFELALLHHLGYGLDFLHCAGSGLPVDDAMTYRYREEKGFIASLVVDHYSFTGRELRALAERQFPDAETLRAAKRFTRMALKPYLGGKPLKSRELFRQFVRKQPNTPVDDA
- the era gene encoding GTPase Era; this encodes MSEVKQHCGFIAIVGRPNVGKSTLLNQLLGQKVSITSRKPQTTRHRIMGIDTDGAYQAIYVDTPGLHIEEKRAINRLMNRAASSSIGDVELVIFVVEGTNWTADDEMVVNKLRSLRCPVLLAINKVDNVTDKSKLLPHIAFLSQQMNFLDVVPISAEKGMNVDTIAGIVRKLLPEAEHHFPEDYITDRSQRFMASEIIREKLMRFLGEELPYSVTVEIEQFVANDRGGYDVHGLILVEREGQKKMVIGNKGAKIKTIGIEARQDMEKMFDAKVHLELWVKVKSGWADDERALRSLGYVDDLK
- the rnc gene encoding ribonuclease III gives rise to the protein MNPIVINRLQRKLGYTFQQQELLLQALTHRSASSKHNERLEFLGDSILSFVIANALYHRFPRVDEGDMSRMRATLVRGNTLAEMAREFDLGECLRLGPGELKSGGFRRESILADTVEALIGGVFLDSDIQTVERLILDWYRSRLDEISPGDKQKDPKTRLQEFLQGRHLPLPSYLVVQVRGEAHDQEFTIHCQVSGLSEPVVGTGSSRRKAEQAAAEQALKKLELE
- the lepB gene encoding signal peptidase I, with the translated sequence MANMFALILALATLVTGIIWCFERFKWAPARRAKIAAVNEQTAGAVDDKTLAKVAKQPGWVETGASVFPVLLLVFVVRSFIYEPFQIPSGSMMPTLLIGDFILVEKYAYGIKDPITQTTLIETGHPKRGDIAVFKYPLDPKLDYIKRVIGLPGDRITYDPVNKRVTVQPSCNSGQSCDTALAVTYADAQPSDFVQLFSRSGMGEASNGFYQIPLSDNVPPGGIRMRERQESLGNVTHRILTVPDAQDRVGAYYQQPGKPLAEWVVPAGHYFMMGDNRDNSADSRYWGFVPEKNLVGKATAIWMSFEKQEGEWPTGVRFSRIGGIH
- the lepA gene encoding translation elongation factor 4 codes for the protein MKHIRNFSIIAHIDHGKSTLSDRIIQICGGLSDREMAAQVLDSMDLERERGITIKAQSVTLDYKALDGQTYQLNFIDTPGHVDFSYEVSRSLAACEGALLVVDAGQGVEAQTLANCYTAIEMDLEVVPVLNKIDLPAADPDRAAQEIEDIVGIDATDAVRCSAKTGVGVPEVLERLVRDIPPPQGDPDAPLQALIIDSWFDNYLGVVSLVRVKNGTLRKGDKIKVMSTGQVYNADRLGIFTPKQVDRDVLNCGEVGWLVCAIKDILGAPVGDTLTQARQPADKALPGFKKVKPQVYAGLFPISSDDYESFRDALGKLSLNDASLFYEPESSTALGFGFRCGFLGLLHMEIIQERLEREYDLDLITTAPTVVYEVETTGKEVIYVDSPSKLPPLNNIQELREPIAECHMLMPQEYLGNVITLCVEKRGVQTNMVYHGNQVALTYEIPMAEVVLDFFDRLKSTSRGYASLDYNFKRFQASDMVRVDVLINNERVDALALITHRDNSQYRGRELVEKMKELIPRQQFDIAIQAAIGTHIIARSTVKQLRKNVLAKCYGGDVSRKKKLLQKQKDGKKRMKQVGNVELPQEAFLAILHVGKDGK
- the rseC gene encoding SoxR-reducing system protein RseC, which encodes MMKEWATVVSWQQGVALLRCEPKAGCGSCTARSGCGARALNELVPETEHQLQVHIDQPLEPGQRVEVGIAEGSLLRSAMLVYLTPLLGMMLGGTLLQYCFGSDASAAVGAVLGGGAAFMLARRLARRLGEQADYQPVVLQIGLPPTAMRMQAENSPLI
- the rseB gene encoding sigma-E factor regulatory protein RseB — translated: MKQIWFSVCLLTGSLLYSSIAPAQPTASGALLQQMSSASRSLNYELAYISISKQGIESLRYRHAVIGNVPLGQLLHMDGPRREVLQRGGGISYFEPGLEPFTLTGDHIVDALPAIVYADFTRLAKYYDFISVGSTRIADRPCEVLRVVARDGSRYSYIVWMDEDTKLPLRVDLLDRDGETLEQYRVISFAVGADVQGAMQGLLKANLPPLLSLPAVENVQLSWSTGWLPAGVDEVARNRRKLPNVAVPVESRLYSDGLFSFSVNVSPAGSGAGQQYYRQGRRTIQTEVRAGNEITIVGELPPATAKRIADSISFKVSP
- the rseA gene encoding anti-sigma-E factor RseA encodes the protein MQKEKLSALMDGESFDSELLSSLSQDRTLQQSWQSYHLIRDTLRGDVGQVMHLDIADRVAAALEKEPARLVPSAVQESQPQPHTWQKMPFWDKVRPWASQITQIGMAACVSLAVIVGVQHYNQPATPSNASESPAFTTLPIMGQASPVSLGVPADSFSTGSGQQQQVQEQRKRINAMLQDYELQRRLHSDQLQLEQGNPQQAAIQVPGTQSLGTQQQ